From one Pristis pectinata isolate sPriPec2 chromosome 14, sPriPec2.1.pri, whole genome shotgun sequence genomic stretch:
- the c14h11orf96 gene encoding uncharacterized protein C11orf96 homolog, translating into MAAGKQGEVVGICTSYQAVMPNYAGITEEFPQSLRRQLQKSKLKQRRPREARFKTQPVTFDEIQEVEEEGVSALEEEKAKKSFLQSLECLRRSAQNSRAQKATLSNSKLRYSLDSSDSDSAH; encoded by the coding sequence ATGGCAGCGGGCAAGCAGGGCGAGGTGGTGGGCATCTGCACCAGCTACCAGGCGGTGATGCCCAACTACGCCGGGATAACGGAGGAATTCCCGCAGTCGCTCCGGCGCCAGCTGCAGAAATCCAAGCTGAAGCAGAGGAGACCCCGGGAAGCTAGGTTCAAAACGCAGCCGGTCACCTTCGATGAAATccaagaggtggaggaggaaggggtCTCGGCCCTAGAGGAGGAGAAAGCCAAGAAGTCGTTCCTGCAGTCGCTTGAGTGTCTCCGGAGGAGCGCGCAGAACTCCCGTGCCCAGAAGGCAACTTTAAGCAACTCAAAGCTGAGATATAGCTTGGACTCGAGCGACTCGGATTCCGCCCACTGA